CTCAATTTCCAGACCAAAGAGGGAGGTATTTTTGGCGTGTTCCGGCAAGGGGCACCGGAAGACACACGTACCGTTTTCTTGAAGGATCTGAAGCCATACGAAATTTATACGGTCAGACAGGCCCCATCCGGCAAAGTTGTTCTCAGGGCTACCGGAGAAGAACTCATGCATACTGATGGATTTCCTGTCCAAATGGAAAAGAAATATGAAGGGCAGATTTATGAGTTAAGGATGGAGTAGAATGATAAAAACTTATTGATTTTCAGATCGTGGCCGATTAGTTATTTCCGGCAATAATCACATGACAAAACCATTTTATTCCTCCCCGGACCGGTCTGTTTCCCCAAGCGCCTTTTCCAGTGAGGAATCTCTTTCGTAAAACTGCTCCCATTTCTCCTTAGGATCTGGCGGCGTGGACAGCGATACAACAATCAGTACTACAATAGAGCAAATTGCTGCTGGCAGTATGATATATTCTTCACTCATCAGCGGGTTGCCGGTTACAGAATTAAGTATGGAGTTGACAATTGTGATAAGCAGCGTTACACCCATGCCGGTTGCGATAGAGGCCACTCCGCCCTTCACGGTGACCCGTTTCCAAAGGAACGTGGCGAGCAGTGCAGGCGTCAGTCCTGCGCCAATCATGGTATAGGCAGTAAGTGCCATGGCCAGGATGGTTTCAAATTGGGTCAGCAGCAAATAGGCCAGCAACCCGAGTAGCAGTATAATAATCCGCTGGAATGTTACCAGGTACTTCGTGCTGGCCTTCGGGTTGATAAAGCGCTGGTAAATATCACGGGTCACATTGCTCGAGGGAGTTAACAGGAAGCTGTTGCCTGTGGATACGATAATCGCTATAGAAGCCCCGATAAGCAGAAGCCCTCCGATCAGGGGCAGTCTCACTTCTACACTGTAGCGGGCAGTATGCAAAATGATCCGCTCCGAATTCCCTTCCGACAGAAACAAATCGGAGCTTTCGGGAAGGGTATTGAAATGACTGAAGAGCGCGAAGAATCTTTTTAAAGTTTGAGTAACTATAACAAATTGGTGGTATTAACACTAGTAATAACGAAACCATACGGATAAATACGACCCGGCTTAAGGTGAAAGCATGAGGTATCCCAATAAATTTGACAATATTCAGAAAGTTTTATAATTTAAAGCACCATTAATCCTCTATTTATTGACTTTCAACCGAATTGTTATGATCAAAATACCTGATTTTTCAACTTTTAGGAATGGTGAATTTGTTAAGTTCGCCGGCTTTTATTATAAAAAGCTGGTAGAATCAAATTACCGGTTCAATAAATTGTATCTCGAAAGAAACAAAGAATATGCCTGTGCACCCAGGGAAAAAATGTCCCATTTACGTGCAACATCCAAAGAAGCCTTAAAAAAGTTGATCAATATGATTAATGCCGCGGTTGTTTTTTATGACAAAAAATATCAGCCGTTGATTAACGAATTGAACAGCCTGGTAGAAAGCTATCAGACAAGACAAGAAATCGCACAAAAGTATCAGATACACCCCAACCAGGTTCAAAAATGGAAGCGGGAGTTTCTGAATAACGCAGAGCAAGTTTTTGAAAAAGATAGCACTAAAAAGAAAACTGCTGCCGAAAAAGGGCAACAGGAACTCTACAAAAAAATCGGACAACTTCAGGTTGAGGTTGATTTTTTAAAGAACGCCTTGTCGTAAAGAAAGACTTAACTGAGAGGAGAAAGCTGGCGGATGCAAATCACCATCAGTTAAGCGTGGCAAGGCAATGCCAGCTGCTTTGTATCCATCGCAGTGGATTATATTACAAGCCCAAATCAGAAACCCCATTAAACCTGGAACTAATGGAACTGATTGATAAAAAATACACCCAAAAGCCATTTATGGAAGTACCCCGAATGACTGAATGCCTAAGAAAAGACAAAAATTATAATGTTAATATAAAGCGTATAGAGCGCCTTTATAAGCTGATGTATATTCAAGCCATAGGACCCAAGCCCAATACTTCAAAGCCTTCCAAAGAGCATAAGGTATATCCTTATCTATTGCGAGGTTTAGAGATTACTCGAGCAAACCAGGTTTGGGGAGGGGACATTACGTATATTCCTATGAAAACTGGTTATATGTATGTTATGGCTATCATAGACCTTTACAGTCGATATGCGGTAAACTGGTCTGTTTCCAATTCCATGGATGCCCAGTGGTGCACGAATGACTTGGAAGATGCAATAGAGATGCATGGCACACCGGAGATTCTCAATACTGATCAAGGAAGTCAATTTACAAGTGATATATTTGTTCAGGCTGTCGAGGAGCAAGGGCTCCAACTTTCCATGGATGGTAACGGAAGAGCCATTGATAACATTTTTATAGAAAGGCTTTGGAGATCGATGAAATATGAACATGTTTATCCTAATCCGGCTGATACTGTATAAAGGTTTATTTGAATGGTTTAGCGATTATAATACAGACAGACGACATCAGTCATTAAATTGGGAAGTTAAGTAATGCTACCATATGGCATGTGACCATTTATTAAATCGGCTCATATGTTATTTTGTTTTGTTTTGGGACAACATTACCAATATAATTATGAGCCTTTTATAGGCAAATACATAAAACGATTCTGACCTCGTTCAGAGAACGTGGGTTTTATTGTGGACTAAAAAAATCTGAGCATAAAAACAAAACAATTAACTTGAATTTTCGTATTGCAAATCAAAATACCAGGAAAATTTACCTTTAACGGGGTGCATCACGTTGATAAATACAGAAAGTCCGTATGGCCAGTGATAAGCTTGATTCCGTATTATCATAAATTGCAAAAGAATGAAGGATGAACGAACCTTTTAGGATTATAATAATTTGTGAAGACCTTGTTTTAAATGCCCTGTTGAAAAAGGCATTTAAATTATGGATCGAGTCTGCTTCTGTCGTTTTTTACAATTCTTTTTCAGAGGTTAAATCAATTAGCCCTGACATAACAATCGACCTGATTATTTTAGATGACTTTATAACGGGTTCGGCCAGCCATGAAATATTACATATATTGCGACAGAGAAAGAAAATAAAATGTCCTGTTTATTATTTAAGCAATGCCGAATATGGGGAGGAAAAAAAAGCATTATACCAGGGGGCTAATTATTTTTTTAAAAAGCCTTTTGATCCCGAACAATTAATGAAACATATCACTGAAAAAACCAAAGCCAAACCGCTGGCATGAGCAGAGAAAAATCAGCCAGAAATTGTTTGGAGGGGATTCATAAATCAAGCATAAAGGAAAGGAAAATGATTAAAAAGATATTTGTTATTCTGTTGTATAATAGCCTGCCTTTTAGTGCACTAAGTCAAATAAATGCTGACTCTCTATTCAATTCGGCCATAAACCATGCGCATAGTCAAAACTATGCTGAAGCCATAGACAATGCGGAAAAAGTTCTTGAGGCAGATTCTTCAAGATACGGTGTAATGGTGTTTATCGGCGATGTTTATGCATGGGATGGAAATTACAATAAGGCCCTTGAATACATTGAGCAAGCCCGGCAAATTAATCCTGAGTATAAGGAACTATATGACAGTTGGCTCAATATTCTGCTCTGGAGTGGCCGTTACAGGGCTTTACAGGATAAAATTTCCGTGGCAAGAGAGCATGGCTACCCTGACAGCTATAATTTAGCTTTAAAAAAGATGTTGGCTTATAAAGGCCTTGGCAGATATTCGGAAGCCATTGATTATGCTGAGAATAATTCTTCGCTGCTCGACTCGGCGGCCATCAGGACTATTTACAATGAAATGATGATGCTTGACAGGCAGAATATTTTATCTACTTTCTACTCGATTGATATTTTTGAGGGTAATAACCCTAAACCATACCATCTTGCCTACCTTGACTATGGTTTCAAGATTGACCGGCATACTTTACTAACCCGTATCAATTATGCACATCGTTTTAATACCAGTGATGTGCAGGTGGAATTCGATTACTACCATGTGTTCAATAACGGGCATTATCTGTATGCCAATTATGGAATCGGTATCAAAAACAGACTTTTCCCGGAACACAGGGCCGGACTGGAATATTACTTTCCGGTCAGCAAGGGTCTGGAAGCCAGCTTGGGAGGCCGCTACCTGAATAGCGGCTCAAAGAATGTTTATATTACTACAGGTCATATTGGGAAGTATTTCCCTAATCTATGGATGGCCCTGCGGCCCTTTTATGTTTTTGGCGAAAACGGTAACGCGCTGACTAATGTATTCAATATACGATATTTTCAAATTAATCCAGTTAATTATTGGGGAGTTGAAATTGCTTACGGCAATTCGCCCGATGAAAGATATGCTTTTGATCCCTCTTTTGAATTGCTCAGGCTAAATAGTTATCGTATAAAAATTGAGAAGAATATTCAGATCGGGCAGGTCAATGAGTTGAAATTATCAGCTGGTTATGCCTACGAAAAACATATCCCTGATGCTTTTTCGCAACAGGTTTATAATTGAGTTAATATTTAAGTACAGGCTATAGGATGAGTTTATTACTACGTCAATATTTAAAAAAGACAACTAAGATTTTCCTCAGGGTTATATTGACTTTGTTAATCATAAGTCTGCTCTATTTCTTTTATACCCCCGGGATAACGATATATAACATCAATATTGTCAACCCTTTTTATGCACACGTGAGGGGTCTTGAAATATGGTTGTACTTTGTAGTGTGTTTTATTGTTTTTTCCCTCCTTCTTTTTTTAATACTTTTTCTTCTTAGCATTTATTATGACAATAAGCGAGAAAGAGATGCAAGATTGACTTTAAAGTATGAAAAATATTTTGCCGAAAAGTTGGCGGATTATTTGTTGTCTGAGAAATATAACAACACACATGAAAGAAATGCCTTTGTCAGCACTGTAAAACCCTTCACCGTCAAATGGATTCAAATATACGCTTTGTTCAGTGTGTATACCCGTATTCAGGAAGCACTCACCATCGACCTTAGCCCGAAATTCACTATTCTGTTAAAAGATTTGGGATTATATAACAAACAAAAAGCTTTACTCTATAGCCTCAACAACGTGGAACGCATTATTGCCATGAAGATGTTGTCATATTTGCGTATTAATGACTACAATGAGCGGATTTTGTATTACACGAAAAGCAGAAATTACGCGCTCCGTACCGAAGCTTTTGCCGCCCTTGTCAGGTTAAAGGGGAACACTGACACGGGGCTTTCATTTATTGAGGGAAAACACCGTTTGTCATTGCTTGATATTAATGTTATAGTGAATGCTGTTTTGAAAAATTTTAAAACCGATATTGATTATGAGAATCTTTTAACGTCTAATCATGTGTGTAAAAAAATCGTTGGAGCATTGCTCATTAAAAACCGGAAATTAAAAGAATACAAACATCTGCTATTTCAGGAACAATACTCAAAAATTCGAAACCTTTTACTGAGACAGACGATATGGGATTCGTTTCTTGATCTGGCTGAAGAGAGGGAAGCAGTGGATGCTGTATTGGAAAATTTTGATGCTGAACCCGATGAAGTTAAATTAATCATTCTTGACAAGCTTCAAGAAATTGATAATGAACGCCTTCAAAGTTTTATGGTCAGAATATGTGAATATCAACCACTTTTGGTTAAGATAAAGATTTTAAAAATTTTATTTAATAATGATATAAGTCGATTTCTCTTCTTTAAAGATTCGGATGATATAGAATTGAAGAAGGCCTTTAATGAAGTAACTGACATTAATATAAATTAGACTGATGATGGTTATATTAAATCTGTTTTTTGAAATTTTCAACAATGTTTTTTTGTATTATGCAACTTTTCTTTTTGTATCCTATTTGCTCATTGCAGTTTTGTCAGCTTCTGAATTAAAATCTTATATTAAAAAAAATAAATATTTCAGATACAGAACCATCAGAAGTTACGAAATACTTCCTTCGGTTTCCATTATAGCGCCATCTTACAATGAGGAAAAAGGAATCGTGGAAAATATCCGGAGTTTGCTTTCACTGCAATATCCCAAGGTTGAGGTAATTATAGTGAACGATGGCAGTAAGGATAATAGCCTTGAAAAGGTGATCAATAGTTATGAACTCGTGAAAGTAGATTATGCCCATAACGAAACCATTAAGACAGCAAAAATCCGGGGCATTTACAAATCATTAAATAACGCCTTTTCTAATCTTATTTTTGTTGATAAGGAAAATGGGGGAAAGGCAGATGCCCTGAATGCAGGGATCAATGTTTCAAGATCCGATTTGTTTCTCGCCATTGATGTGGATAGCATTATTGAACCGGACGGCATTATGCGCATGGTAAAACCTTTTATTGAGGACAGTGGCAATAAAAGGGTCATTGCTTCCGGAGGCGTTATTCGTGTAGCCAATTCGTGCGAAGTTAAAGACGGGAGAATTGTTAAAGTGCGCTATCCCAAAAATTTGTGGGCAAAATTTCAGGTTCTCGAATATTTCAGGGCCTTTACCCTGGGGCGGATGGCTTGGAGTAGAATTAACGGGCTTCTGATTATTTCCGGTGCTTTTGGAATGTTCGATAAAAAGCTGGCACAAACAGTGGGTGGATATGATACTTCTACCGTGGGTGAAGACCTTGAGCTGGTTGTGCGCATGAGAAAATACATGCATAGAGTAAAAAAGGAGCAATACAAAATTGCATTCATTCCTGACCCCTTGTGCTGGACTGAGGTGCCATCGACGGTTAAAATATTATCGCGACAGAGAAACAGGTGGGCCAGGGGCTCAATAGAAACGGTGATAAAACACAAAAACATGTATTTGAATCCCAAATATGGGAGGATTGGAATGATTAGCTTCCCTTACTGGGTTCTTTTTGAATGGTTTGCTCCGATATTGGAAACCATTGGGATAGGCTATTTTTTAGTCGCTCTGTCCCTGGGAATGGTTAATTATCAGATTTTCTTTTTACTCTTATTATTCGTGTTTTCATTTTCACTGGCATTCTCCTCGTTCGCGGTATTTTATGAAACCTTCCTCTTCAACAGGTATAAGGGGGCGAGGTTTCTTTTGAAAATAATACTTATTGCTATGGCAGAGATGGTGATTTTTCATCCGATGAATGTGTTTTTTTCCCTTAAAGGCAACTACGACTTCTTTTTCAGAAAAAATAAAAAAGGTTGGGGCGTTATGACGCGAACAGGTTTTGGAGCCAAACAGGCAAATTAAGTTTTTTTAACTTCATTACGTATCAACCCTAAAACTTAATAATTATGACAAGTATCTGGAGTGAGAGTTTTGTGTTAAATATTCCAGTAATTGATCAACAGCATAAGAAATTTTTTGAGCTATTTGAAAAAGTATCTGAAGTGTATGAGAAAAAAGAACCGGAAGAGCTTGATAAAGTGCTCAGAGAACTTGAAGATTATTTGGAATACCATTTTCAGTCAGAAGAGCAGCTTATGAAAGAGTACGGCTATGAGAAGTATGAAAATCATAAAAAACAACACGAGTTCTTTATTAAACGTATAGAAGAGATGCGGCGGGAGTATGACTATATGAACCA
The nucleotide sequence above comes from Bacteroidales bacterium. Encoded proteins:
- a CDS encoding IS3 family transposase; protein product: MADANHHQLSVARQCQLLCIHRSGLYYKPKSETPLNLELMELIDKKYTQKPFMEVPRMTECLRKDKNYNVNIKRIERLYKLMYIQAIGPKPNTSKPSKEHKVYPYLLRGLEITRANQVWGGDITYIPMKTGYMYVMAIIDLYSRYAVNWSVSNSMDAQWCTNDLEDAIEMHGTPEILNTDQGSQFTSDIFVQAVEEQGLQLSMDGNGRAIDNIFIERLWRSMKYEHVYPNPADTV
- a CDS encoding response regulator transcription factor, with translation MNEPFRIIIICEDLVLNALLKKAFKLWIESASVVFYNSFSEVKSISPDITIDLIILDDFITGSASHEILHILRQRKKIKCPVYYLSNAEYGEEKKALYQGANYFFKKPFDPEQLMKHITEKTKAKPLA
- a CDS encoding YaiO family outer membrane beta-barrel protein translates to MIKKIFVILLYNSLPFSALSQINADSLFNSAINHAHSQNYAEAIDNAEKVLEADSSRYGVMVFIGDVYAWDGNYNKALEYIEQARQINPEYKELYDSWLNILLWSGRYRALQDKISVAREHGYPDSYNLALKKMLAYKGLGRYSEAIDYAENNSSLLDSAAIRTIYNEMMMLDRQNILSTFYSIDIFEGNNPKPYHLAYLDYGFKIDRHTLLTRINYAHRFNTSDVQVEFDYYHVFNNGHYLYANYGIGIKNRLFPEHRAGLEYYFPVSKGLEASLGGRYLNSGSKNVYITTGHIGKYFPNLWMALRPFYVFGENGNALTNVFNIRYFQINPVNYWGVEIAYGNSPDERYAFDPSFELLRLNSYRIKIEKNIQIGQVNELKLSAGYAYEKHIPDAFSQQVYN
- a CDS encoding glycosyltransferase family 2 protein, which encodes MMVILNLFFEIFNNVFLYYATFLFVSYLLIAVLSASELKSYIKKNKYFRYRTIRSYEILPSVSIIAPSYNEEKGIVENIRSLLSLQYPKVEVIIVNDGSKDNSLEKVINSYELVKVDYAHNETIKTAKIRGIYKSLNNAFSNLIFVDKENGGKADALNAGINVSRSDLFLAIDVDSIIEPDGIMRMVKPFIEDSGNKRVIASGGVIRVANSCEVKDGRIVKVRYPKNLWAKFQVLEYFRAFTLGRMAWSRINGLLIISGAFGMFDKKLAQTVGGYDTSTVGEDLELVVRMRKYMHRVKKEQYKIAFIPDPLCWTEVPSTVKILSRQRNRWARGSIETVIKHKNMYLNPKYGRIGMISFPYWVLFEWFAPILETIGIGYFLVALSLGMVNYQIFFLLLLFVFSFSLAFSSFAVFYETFLFNRYKGARFLLKIILIAMAEMVIFHPMNVFFSLKGNYDFFFRKNKKGWGVMTRTGFGAKQAN
- a CDS encoding hemerythrin family protein, with product MTSIWSESFVLNIPVIDQQHKKFFELFEKVSEVYEKKEPEELDKVLRELEDYLEYHFQSEEQLMKEYGYEKYENHKKQHEFFIKRIEEMRREYDYMNHMLFDKIRTFIKKWFVSHILHKDFDYKDALLGRSNQER